The region gaaagacaaacacagggtCTGAAGTGACCCACTCAAGCTGAATAAGAACTGAAATTCAAGCTGGGCTGTCTTGCCTTCTGGAAAGTGTTTTCCGACTGAATGGGAGGGGGCACCTAAGCTTGGGGTTGGATGGAAAGGGCGCGGGAGGCACTTGTTAACACGCACTGTACTGAGCACATCACATCTTCAGTTGAGCGTCAACTCAGATATCTGATGCCCACTGATGACCTGTAACACTGAACCTCTGATCTGGTTCTTCTACTGAACAGAATTTACTGTCTCCTGAAGCAAGCATTTTTGGTTTCATGGTGAGCATAAGTGCTGTGGACCGTAtggtgttcccccacccccaccacaccaaattcatattttgaaggtcTACCCCTCAATGCGACTCTACCCGGAGATAGACTTTTTAGGAagtcattaaggttaaatgaggctacAAGGGCTGGGCCCCTCTGTGATCTATTACTATAGGTATCTTCCCACCATAAGGGATTATACCGTCCATACCTATTTGCAACCTCAACTATTATCTTACCTCCCTCTTTCTAGGGGCTCACATCCTTAAATACTCACTGGGGTTACAGAAAGTGGAAGGTGTTTTCTCTGCTCTAGCACAAATTTCCACAAGCAAAACAGTAGGTGGGTCAACTAAGGTAAAGTGTGGTTGAGGTGACACAATCTCAGAGCTTAGGGTAACCAGAAGATTTGAGCCCTGGAGGTCACCATGTTGGTCATCACTACCTTACCATCTGCCTGAAGCAATTGCCCAGTAGAGTCACTCAGTCCCTTACACTGACATGCTGCTTACAcgcttccctgcctgcctgtaaCTTCTATGCCATAATCCTAGGAGAGCATGCTGGAGACCCATACAGCGTGGTTAATCCATCCTCCAGTATTTGAAGTCAGCTGTTGTTTTCCTGCCCCCATACGTCCAAGTCTTCTCCAGCTGACCTTTTCAGAGCATTTGGACCCAAGTTACACAGATGGGGACCCATAACGGTTGCACTTTAGATGGACGGACACAAGTTTAGCCATTATCAGGTCCCTGGATCCCGATTCTGTCATCCAgcccatttgctctcctttcagTTTGCCATTTGCAGCTTGATAAAGCTGCTGTACGTCCACGACAGACTCAGTAACGTGTGCATTAGCACACTAATCCAGCTCAAGATTAGGCCCATTTCAGATGCCTAAAGGAAAGCATGTCAGGTGAGCTGGGGATGGGACGAAAACTCCCAGTTTTTAGTTGCACCTGGTAaccgtcatttttttttttaaaggattgattCCTCCCAGGGCAGTGTAAATGATAAACTGAGTGGGAGCAAGTGAGAGGTATGTGGTGGGAGGGGAAGTCACATAGTTTCTAAGTGAACGCTCCTACAGAAATAAGACGGGAAGAACGATTGCTCACTGGAAGTAGTTTTGCCCTGCATTTCTCAAGTAAATCACATGGGCCTAATCTTGTAGTGAGTGACTAGGTTCACTTGtctttccaagcagagggaggttTTTTTCCCAAGCATCCGGGATTGAGGTTTCAGAGCcctgaatccatttattatttgcaaaaccaACCCTCCGAAGGTCTTCTTGTAGCAGTTACATTtacgggaaaaaagaaaagcctggagttaagtggattttcttatgcatgtctacatcttttgaaaatacctGGTCCATGCTTTGACACCTGTATCCTGTCAGTGTACATAGGCCGACATGTCCTTaattgcaaagaacagaaaatggcaaaaagctggaaagccataatatatatgctgcaagttaatccaaagacaaaaatcagccaAATCGTATGTCACGACGACTTCATCTTTGCAAAGGGTCAAAAACCTCATTTAGTGTCATCacttaaaattctcaagaaactgCACAGGCAAGTGAGTTTTAGGAATGCCCTAGAATGTAACCATCGCATATTCAcacctgagaaaaatatcttgcccTTCGTCTCTCAAATGCATAGGAATATGTTTGAACCTTGCCTTGGGAAGTTTCAACCGGTATGATCTCGGGCAAGTGACAATCTATTgtggttcagtttcttcatccatagaaatggagatgataacacTGTTTCCTTCAAGGGGATGTGGTGAAAAGTAGTTGAGGTACTCCCCgtcaagtgcttagcacaatgctggCACAGTCGCCAAGCACGCCATGTCCGAGGTCACCAAGGCCAAGCTCAGGTTCCCCATGAGCACCTGAGCTGCCTCCCGCCCCCGAGCATCGCCCCGAAGGCTGTTTTCAGAGCCACCCCAGTCGGCCCGAAAATCCTGGAGCCCTCCGAAGGTGTGCCCGTGGCAGTttgagggcaggggtcagggggcgTGCTGCCAATGTGTattagtcttcctttttttatttcttccttccttatagTTAAAGTGTACGACACGATGGCTCTGGCTCGTTcgcatatacatagtgaagagattactacagtcaaacaaATGACCATCTTCATCACCTTCTACCCTTGTATGCTAAGAGAATCTAAAATCTACTGTCTTGGTAAAGTTTCAGAATCAAACacaacattattaacaatagtcgtCCTGCTGTACTTTGGATCTCCAGACGTATTCATTGGCCCAATTCCTGATTTGTACCCCTTGACCTCCTTGTTCCCAtttgctcctctccctgcagtgggtagttttctggcaggtggcaggtggcttgCTGCTGGCTTCTCAGCATTCTTTACTGTGAACCACATTGTCAACACTAATATAACTgtccttcattgtttttattatacataacgcTCGAGTTTGTATATCATATAATTGGATcgatttctgtaatttatatgtGCACAAGTGTATGGAAGTCCTGTGATTGAATTAAATTACCACagaatcttttgattttaaaacattgccacataatcgattcccttttcctctgttaggagttttcattgaaaagtaaatttgaaagcatttagaaaaagtttttttttttacacaggagCTCTAATATGTAGTCACCAGTTCTAaaatgtgctctccttttcagcatctaagagttttgaatagatttattttacactttacacaggttgcatattttaaaatatcccctATCGGTTAGTTTTCACTATGAAAACCTGggcttttccactttttgttccAGATTCATTGAGGGTTTTAAATAAGGACTGGATGTAGGGGATGGGCAGCCAGGTCCCTTGACGTCCAGGAGCGCTAGTCACCAGTTCGTAGTAACTAGCTGCTAGGAACTAGTTGCTAGTTACTAGTAAAGTAGtgacttcagtttctagaaagcctaggAATAAGTACTGTTGTGGAActcttggatttaattttttctatgctgtgttttgtttcctcACGTGTGTTTCTAATGGGCTAAGTAATAAAGTTAATGCGGAAGAAAAGGTTGACTGGAGTGTTATCGTCCTGTTAATACTCTATTCCGCATATAGATGCTTaggatgtgttatttattttaaagttttaataatatattttatttaatccaacatagcaaaattataatttctatatgtaatgaaTATCAACAGTTTGTCAATTACGTAAGCGCTGACTCTTCCCTTCAGTTGGTTTTCTCTGCAAACCGCACCAGGAGGTGCCACATTTTCGTCCATCAACTACTGAAGAAAGTAGTCATGCGTTCTGTTCCCTTCTAGTCCTCAAACCCAGTCGTCCCTTGTCCCACAGACATTTCATCTGTGTCAGTCCCATTTTGTTCCCTGTCTACAATTCCCAACGTCATTTTGGTGCTTTGCTGATGTTTCTACttgatttctgaatttccaaACGGAAACCACAAACACCCATAGCGCAGTCATCATTTCCTAATCGtgttgatttcttaaaatcactTTTCCTTAGAGGATATGTAGGAGATCAGTACTCACggaaaactctagaaaattattttaggccacacagaacaaaaagcaacagaagaacagaaaatttactcGGATTTTGAGGAAGCCACAAATAGCACGATAAATTAAGTGGTTACAGGTCTTTCGGGTCATCTGAGGcggctctgaaaagagcctttggggGGCCGTGCCCGGGGGCAGGAGGCGGCTCATGTGCTCATGGTGAACCTGAGCACAGCCCTGGTGCCCTCGGTCACGGCATGCTTGCGGAGCTCCCCGGTCAGCAGCAGGTGCACGGCGGCCTGGATGTCCTGTGAGGTGAGGGTGCAGCGCTGGTTGTAACGGGCCAGGCGGCCGGCCTCTTCGGCGAGGCGCTCGAAGAGGTCGCTAATGCACGAGTCCATGACGTTCACGGCCTGCTGGGACAGGCTGAGGCCGTCGTGGACCAGCTTCAGAACCCTGGGGAAATAGGTGGCGAAACTGTCCTcgccgcggcggccgcggcggcagcGGGTGtgacggcggctgcggcggcgatgGCGCCTGGGCTTCCTCTGTTTCAGGGCCGTCGGAGCGCCCTTCTCAGGCGCCTGGGTGCTGACACCTTCCTCCGGAGACGGGGCAGAGGCAGGCTCCGCCATCCCTCAGGCAACCCCCAAGAGCTAGGAGGCACCGACGATGGCGCTGCTGCCAGGCGGGGAGCCCTTTTTATAGTCGCTGCCTTGCCTCACGTCATGCGTGACCTCGACTTCTGACTGGGTGTCAGGGCACACAGGGAGCGCGTGAGTGAGCCTAGCGGAGTGCGCTGGGACTGCACGGTCCTCCTGCTGGCGGTCCCTCCACCAATCACAGTGAGCGTCTGGAGCCCTGCAAGCTGCCTGTCTGGTCCCATACAGAAATTCACAGCAAGAGAACCCACACAGGAAGGCTGTGACACGGCCAGCAGAGGGCTCATGGACGTGGAGATGTGTCGGTCCAACTCCCGCCTCCGGTTCTGATCGAAACCCTCAATGAATCAGGATAACGGAGTAAAAAACTACCGTTTGTAAAGAGTGAAATCAAACACAACTGGGGTATTTAGACCTacataagaaaattcagcatttacCAGGTTTGTAGTCACACTCCTAATGATACTTAGATCCGAAAAAGTACCCTACATTCTAGCATTGCTGAATACATAGAACAGCCcttgattgaaagagaaaaaaggtattgGTCTAATTTTGCAGTAAGTCACCCAAAAGGTAAGAGACAGtcaagaaatagtttaaaatcacGTGCTTTTCAAAAATCGGACAGTTCg is a window of Cynocephalus volans isolate mCynVol1 chromosome X, mCynVol1.pri, whole genome shotgun sequence DNA encoding:
- the LOC134368214 gene encoding late histone H2B.L4-like; protein product: MAEPASAPSPEEGVSTQAPEKGAPTALKQRKPRRHRRRSRRHTRCRRGRRGEDSFATYFPRVLKLVHDGLSLSQQAVNVMDSCISDLFERLAEEAGRLARYNQRCTLTSQDIQAAVHLLLTGELRKHAVTEGTRAVLRFTMST